A stretch of DNA from Takifugu flavidus isolate HTHZ2018 chromosome 13, ASM371156v2, whole genome shotgun sequence:
CTTGTTTAAGGGTGCCGCCAAGTCTCTGTTATTTCCATGGAGgtaattttctccttttttgttcAACATCTAAATGTAGCCTTTGATTTTAGAGCATTGACGTCCAACAGGAGAAAccagaaacacatgaaaatTCATTAGCTTACGCAGGGAGACGGATCAAAATGAGGCTCAGAGGTCTTAACGACTGGTCCAACATCTGAACATGGTCCTGATGAGATGATGGTGGGATGTCCTcccagagctggaagagagaacAATAGGTGGGGCAGTCTGTCACAGAAATGTGTTCTTCATCCAGCAACTGTAGATACTCAAACTGAACCCTCACTGGCTCCCTCATGGACAGTTTGGACAGAATCATTACATGTGACCTGCTGGAGGATGTCTGTAGTGGACTTGTCCATCTTCTGGTGGACTGGCCCATCTCCTGGTGGACTGACCTATCTCCTGGTAGACTGGTCCGTCTCCTAGTGGATTGGTCTGTCTCCTAGTGTACTGGTTTGTCTCCTGGTATACTGGTCCATCTCCTGGTGTACTGGTCTATCTCCACATTGTTGTGTGGGCTGCAGAAACCTCATGCTGCCCCTGGTGTTGAGGGCGAAATGGCCTGTGTCCACCACCTTCAGATCCACGTGGTTGATCTAGGTTGTCTTGATAGTTGCCTttctttcagctgctgcctggctcaTTTGTACATCAGCAGGTGAAGCTGTTGTCTGGAAATGGACATTTTCAGATCCTGGAcatttgtttgatgtgtttatAAAAAGTAAACGAGTGTCACATTTCTTTTGTAGTTTAATTTTGGGTCAAATCTGTGTCTGACGTGTCTCTGAGGTTTTTCTCTCTCTAGTTTATGTTTGTTGTCACTGGTCCGCGTCTGTGGTTATACTGGTCACACCTGGCTGGCGTTGGTTTCCATCGTGGCTCTTTGTCCTGGTCCCCATttgatgttctttttttcaGAAAGCATGCCTTCTGCTCATCTCTGTCCTTCCCTCTCCTACCTATCACTGATCATGGATCTGCTCCCGCTGCAGGTGAGCCATACAGGAATGccctcattcatttacaagcaGAGCACTGTGGTTGGCTCACAGGCGGAGCACTCTGGGATGAGGACCTATTACTTCAGCGCCGATACCCAGGAGGACATGAACACATGGCTTAAGGCCATGAACGAAGCAGCGAAGATGCAGAACCGCAATGAGGCGACAATCAAGTGAGGACACACACTCTACCAGGGTAGAACTTTGGTCAGATTTTGATTTTGGATGTTCTTTTTCCAGCAGATCGTCGAACACCTTTGGCAGGCCCAACATGCTATCGCAGCACGCTGTCCCGCAGACCAACCATGTCAGCGCCAACACCATCAACACCCCACACTTGGAAAACACCAGACCCATCCATGAGGTTCTACTGGAGCCCATACAGCACGACAAAGTGGACTGCTGTAGCCTCCGCAAAGACTCTCCTGTGGCTGACATGTTTGAACAGCCCAGTGTCACCCTGGAAATGGACACCCACCTGTCCCTACCTACCACCTCTACACAGTCAGCCTTCCAACAGACCGACAGTTTATCCGTCTCGGCGCCTGTGTCGAGGATCCCGTCTCGGGCACCTTCTCGTGGTGCCTCTACACTGCCCTCTGGTGTTTGCTTGAGGAACGGCTTGGTGTCTGCGCCCAGCCCCATCCTGGAGCCCAATGGCATCGCAGCAGGGACCTATCAGAGGGGTCCCAATCTGGCCCCTGCTGactgtcagcagcagctgaagaggagAAGCACCCTGGACCAGGTGGAGCAATGGATCCAGGTCCAGAAGGCTGACAGCAGAGGGTGGTGCTCCTTCtttcatttgacatttttcatAGTTTTGAACAGATTTACAGTTTTcacaataaatattttgtaGTTCAAGAAGAATATATGTTTAAACAGTCTCTGCCTCTTACCCCATCTAGTGACAACACCCTCCCTCGTCGTACGCCACCAACGCAGCACAAGTTCACCACTCTGGACACATACCAAACTCCTCCGAGAACCCCTCGGCAGAGCCCCCCTCCTGCTAGACTCGGTGAGTACAAGTACGCCCAGGACCGCCTCAGCCATTTCCGCCTCACACCTGAACAGGGCGCCAGCGGCTCTAACACCGTCCTGCAGCTGTATGAGTGGCAGCAGCGTCATCAGTTCCGTCACGGAAGCCCCACGGCACCGCTCTATACTCCGGCGCCAGAGTACCCATTTGGACCCCGTCCTCCCGCCACcgtgcccccctcctcctcagccccTCGAATTGAAGGACAACCGCGCTGTGTTTCGGTACCGCCTTCCTCTGCAGACCACCCCCCGCCGGGACCTCCACCTGGGACCAGAACGCTCTCGCCCACCCGCAGGCCACACACCCCTGCTGAACGGCTGACGGTTCGGCCGGTGGAGGAGCGGACGGTGGTGGACCTGCCTTTCACTGTCTCACCCCGCAGGAGCAAATCTCAGCTGCTGAAGGTAAAATATGGATGACGGATTATTAAAGATTACTAAAGAATGGACAACTTTCTTTTACAGGGAAGGACACATTCTCTTCATCCATCCTCCTGTCCTTCCAtccacctgtctctctgccCCCATCTCTCTGTCCACCAGTCTCTCTTTCCCCCCATATCTGTCCACCTATCTCTTTGTCCACCTATCTCTCTGCCCCCCATCTCTCATTccacccacctctctctctccccacccGCGTCTCTCCACCCGTCTCTCTctatctgcctgtctctctgtccacctgtcttTCTGTCCACCCATGTCTCTGtccacccgtctctctgtcctcgtgtctgtctgtccacccgTCTTTCTCTACCTGCCTCTCTGTCCATGCATCTCTCTATCTACCTGTCTTTCTCCACCCGTGTCTCTGTCCATTCCTCTCtccccacctgtgtctctgtccaccGGTctctctgtccacctgtctgtctgttcacCCATCTCTCTGTCTACCTGTCTCTTCAGGGTATCTTTTCTCAGAGTCTCCGGGATGACTCATGTCTAGATCCCCACCCACTCTTCGTCCAACAGATGATAACTGTTTTTATCAAGGTTGTGTAAAAGCTTCTGTTGGTGAAAACAATTCTGGCCAATGGTGATGTGGACTCGCTGTGTGTTGAAGCTCCTCCCACTGAGACCTGTCTGTTTTCAGGCCACGACGCTTGAGAGACACTCGATGCCATCTGGTTACATCACACACACCGTCAGTGCTCCCAGCCTCCATGGTAAAACGGTACGTCAGCACTGAACCACCCGAAGGCTGAAATCTGCTTTGGGGCGTATGCGTAAACCTCTTCAGGCGTCAGTCGGAGCAGAGGCTTTTGTGTGAATGGACCCTTGCAGGACGTTTCCTGTGCTGCTTCACTCTCTCATCAGCTCGCTCTCATCCTCTTGAGTTGACTTGATCATCTTTGTATCTGCCTGGTTTTGATTCGCACCTTCTGGTGCCTCACAGCCGGAGGAGCTGACCCTGCTGCTCATTCAGTTGCGGCGCCATCGGGCCAAGATGGCCTCTGCACGGCAGGAAATGTTAGCCCAGCTGGGGAAGTTTGACCCCACCGAAGAACCTTACCACCATGTTCCCAGCGACACCACTGCTAGCAGCCCCTTCCTCTGCTCCGCCCCTTCTTCTGTGTCCCATCTCAGCCGGCTGGGCCCATCTTCTCCCCTTCGATCTTTTAACACCAAGGTGGGGGCCTGCCTCTCCGCCCACTGCTCATTTTATCATTGGTTGATTGAGGTTGCCACTCAGTTTTAAACATGTATTCCAGTAAGATGGTTAAATTAGATGACTTTTAAGACATTGTTCTTGGTTCTCTGAGAATAAACCCCACAATAATTCTGGTTctgtgtgacagcgcccccttcaggagcactttaaacatttctgAACTCTGAGGTCATCATCCAGCATCTCTGGGTGTTTACACTCACTGAATGTTTTCACTATGGGAGCCAatgaggttctctcaagctcgccacttcctgttgagccTTTACTCCGGTATGGAGTCAAACTTCTACCCAAAAGCATGGGTGAACCAGTGGCAACCTCCAGCCATCAGTCTCCGTCTTCCTGTGGTTTTGTCCGTCTGTGAGCCCGGCTGCCAACATAGAACCACCAGCCTTTCTTCatgtgctgttgttgctgttccGTTTCCCTCTCGTGCTAAACGCCATCTGCAGGAATGAGGCGCACGGCCACCTGTGGGTGTGTTGCTCGATTTAGTCTTCTGATTGGTGAATCTGAGTCTGCTTTCTGTCATGTGAGCTGAATTACGGCTCTAAGAAGATGATGGACTGTCACTGTTTCTATGCGACTGCTGGTTCTGATGCATGTTGGCGTTAAGCTTGAGGATGTTTCTGTCCTCTTGCAGGCTGATGACACCTACATGCAGCTGAAGAAGGACTTGGAGTATCTCGACCTGAAGGTGAGACTTCAGTTTGTCTTGCCGGTGTCTCACCATTGTCTCACTGCTGCTGGACTGTAGAATTAACAGAGATGTTCTCACACACTAAAAACCAAACAACCGCTGATTTCTAACTGCggctctcttcttctgttgaCTCTGACTCTTAGATCAGAGCTCTAGAGCCCCTGATCGTGGTGGTTCACAGTTTGCTACTGCACTGCACTGCTGGGCCTCTCAGGCCTGTCATGAATGTAAGCCGCatgtgtgcgtacgtgcgtgtcCCCTGAATGTTACAGATAACGTGTAGCACATCTGTGGTCATGCACGTGGCTCAGACTGCATGTGTGTTGTCTGTATGAGTTCTGGAAAATCATCCCATTTCTTCCAGCACGGCAGTAAAGACAGTCTTATCTCCATGGCAATGCTGATGTTCATGGGGGGCTCGGCAGTGCATGTGTAGTGGCTGTAGTCAGGTGGTTGAAAAGCCAGCAGCTTCTACCATTGTCTCTGAAACGCTGCACCAAGAACATGACATCACCTTTAAAAGTTCAAGCCGCTGAAATCTGAATTTGTCACTGTGACTCTGGCCTTTGACTTGCCCTCAGACCTGACCTTTGCCTTGTCTTCAGACCTCTGACCTAACCTTTGACTTGacctctgctgcaccaggaagagaaaacagtTGTGTTCAGAGGAGACGTCAGACCAGAACTCTGAAGTCCATTTGTCCTCGTGTCCATTACCATTTCATTCTTTATGGCACTGGCTGAGTTTCTGTGCCAAAGCTGCTTGTGTTGTCACCTTGACCAACGACTACACAGGCCATCACACTTGCAGCCTCAGCTCTTGGATTGTGCACGAAAAAAATTGAAAGTGGTGtatttctgtctgcaggtagCAGGAACTCAGGTTCTGAAGGAGGCGGGGAAACCTGTAAGAGTTGCAGAAAGTGATGTGGACGTGAGTCCTTCAATGTCTTTCACATGTCCTTCACATGTTGACCTCAATATGATGCTCATGGCCTTTCAAATCCCACCAAAACTCAAAttacctttattttcattttgtgaaCTGTTGCTGGAGATGTTCTTGACATGTTTCCAAATgtttggtcacatgacaaacTGCTGATCCTGCTGTCACATCTGAGCTTCAGCATGATAAATTAGCACAGATTAATTAGGAGAGATTACAGATGGTAATTAACCTTTTAGGTTGGGTCTCACCCCCGTAATGAACTCAGTCACAGCAGTAAATGGGGGGCTGTGACACTTCAAATTAGGGTCAGACATCTTCAAACAGACACGCTCAGGTGCAAACACACTTGTGGCGCAACAAACGCGATCAGATCTGAACCTCTGTGTCCCCCTACAGGTCAAGTTGAGCCGCTTGTGTGAGCAGGACAAGATCCTGAAGGACCTGGAGCTCAAGATCAGCTCCCTGAAGGAGGACAAGGTAAGTTTTTGAATTGATGCGATTCAAGTATGAGGGACAGCTTAGGTGGACTAACTGCTGGTCCTTTTGTCTCCTGGGTGACTCCACCCCTTTAGGACAAGCTGGAGCGTGTGCTGGATTTATCCCGCCAGCAGATGGAGCAATACAGAGAGCAGCTGGGCCACAGCCAGAAGATAGCCTaccagcagaggctgctgcaggaagatcTCGTAGCCATCAGGGCCCAAATATCACGTGTATCCACGGTATGAACACTAATTAACTTGATTGATAATCGGCATCTGTTCTGGAAGTAAGTACAGCAGCATTGTGTTCTTGTGCTCTTGTAAACCTCACACAGGAGATGACGCTGGCCTGGAACGAGTACAGCAGACTGGAGAGAtctgtggagcagctgagagcagctctgcagaccCAGTTGAACCACAGCGCCGCCCTTCAGGTGAGATCTGGTACTGCAGTCGTGAAACGCTGCGGCTGCTGATTTCAGGCATTCTGAGTGAACACATGAGTCACGTTGTCATCTGCAGAAGAGCGAGCTGAAGCGTGAGCTGTGGCGGATCGAGGACGTGTTGGCCGGACTGAGCGCCAGCAAAGCCAACTACAGGATCACCATTGACTCTGTTCAGAACCCAGGTTGGTTTCTCCGGTACGCAATGCTCAGTCATCAGGTCAACATGTTTTTAGAAGTTGGAGGTCATCATCGTGAATGTAGGGGTCTCTGGGTTTGGTGCATTAACCCTGTTAACCACAGTCTTGTCCAGAAGTGATCTAGAGGCGGGGCCACAGCAATAAGACCCGGCCAACACATCAGTGATCACACGTCTGTTGTAGCTCGATGACGTCTCGCATGGCTTTGTCCAACAGAGAGGAAATTTGTGCCTTCGATGTCTGACCTGACCGTGCCTTCTCAGAGCGTGGAGGTCCAACCTCCACTTTGCACCTCCGACTTTCTGTCCACTCACCACAGCAGTGCTGTGATGACAGTGGTGAGTTTCTTTACTCTCTTGAAGGACAGTTCTTGTTTCTATTAACAGACGGTTTCTTTCCAAACACTCCTCAGTCCGAGGATATAGCCCCGCCCAGGCCACCACTGCCTCGTTTCTATGACTACGGTGATATGCCCCCTGCAGTCCCACCCCTCCCCAAAGAGGCCTCAGTCATTCGTCACACGTCGGTGCGAGGGCTGAAACGCCAgtcagatgagaggaggagggaccGGGAGAGCGGGCAGTACGTTGCTAATGGAGACGCTAAGGTTTGATGGTCTTCAGTCGAACGTTGAGACGTTTTATCAAATAGAATCTGAACCTGTTTGTGGTTTTAGTCGGAGCTGCGATCTTACCTTAGTGAACCCGAGCTGCCAGGAAAGATCCACCACAACACCGACACGGAGTACCAGCATTTACAGAGCAAAGGTCAGAAGAGAACAGGAAGTATAACCAACACGGATGTTTTTATATGTCAGTGTGTTCAATaggattttattgttgacataTAAGGATATTATTCTGATACAAAATGTGTTGCTGATTCTTTTTTCAATTCAGCTTCGTTTTCTGAGGAGCGTCAgtccacctctgtctcctcttaCGTCACACTGAGGAGAGGTCCAGGAAACTCTGCCTCCAGGGTAtgtccaaacaggaagtcagctcTGGATTTGCTGCAGAATTTTGAATTTTGTTTATTGTTGGTCTTGCTAAGGACAAAACatcctgttttgtttctttgttttctcctgtcCTCATACAGGAACGACCTCACAGTGCTTTAGATCTTCAGCTTTCCTCAAGTGAAGGTCTGCAGCCTCGAGGCCGCATGAcggcagaggagcagctggagcggATGAAgcgccaccagagggcgcttgTTCGCGAGCGTAAGAGGAACTTGAGCCAGGGTGACCACTCCTGCCtgtccacctccaccagccggcgctcctcctcttcctccagactgCCCTCGAGCACTTCTGACCCTCCGGTGGCTGTACGttaccccacccccccacgtaGCAGCAGTCATCACAGGGAGCAACACCTACACCGCCACTGCTGCTACGCAACAATCCAGCCCCCAGATACATAATCAGCTAGCAgggatgctaacatgctaactgtAATTCTGTCTTATGTGTGTATTGAATGGTTGTTAATGTTAGCACTAACAAACTAAAGACTGTGGCAGGTCGGCTAGCTGGTAACGCTTTTGTAATATTGCCAGATACAAACGAGCACAGACGAATGCTGGGAATTCTTGGATGGTTTGGACTTGGTCTTGTCTCTTAAAGGGCAAGGACACACCAACCCCGTTTGAGCCAAATTACGTTAAACACAGGTGTATTTATACCTCTTGGAAAGACCACAGCTGACCTAATCTGCACCCACTCCGCAGGAGTAGGTGGGGCTAACCTGGGTTCATACTCCAGAAAAGGGAATTGCTAATCAAAAGCAGGAATTAGATAAGATTCCAGAAATATGAGGTGCTATCAGTGACTGTTTTGTCCTCTTGATGTCACTGTTTACCTGATTTTATTGCTCCTAAAGAGGCTAATTGCTAACGCCAATGAACCAGGCTCCGCCTGATTGGGTGGGCGTGTCCCTGCCCTGAATGTCTGTGGGTGTCTGTGACAACACCGCCCTCTGGGGGGCCCTCACTGACACAATTCTGAATGTAAACCAAAACGGAAGGGCCCACAGATGTACATCTGGTGTAAGTgtacaattttatttatttactgaggGATATTTTCAGTACACAATTGTACAGATATATTTTGTAGAGTTTCTGtattcagaggaaaaaggaacaTTCAGGttgatgaaatgaaagaagCTGAAAATCATGatcatttctcattttcttctcatttcatGTACTCATTCGTTTACAAATGAGAAGTGCCTTGGTTTATGATTAATTTATTCTTTGTTCCAAGCTGACATTAATCACTTCCACAGTGAAAGCTGTTCTTTAACAGCAGATCTCATTTTTAACTGAATTCTTTGACATTTGTTGCCGAATGAGAAAGGCTTCCTgttctcttttgtgttttcaggacagactgctaatgatgctaaccTGCACAGCTAAAAGAGTAATGGTTTGAAATGTCAGTCTTCCAAGAAGACAAACTCATGACTGCTGTGATTAGACTACACTTCCCAGAATTCCCTGAGTTGCTTTTGCCAcatgtaaatgtagttttcacCAGCATATAGATGCGTTTACATGGTTTTAAATGTGAGCTTTGGCCTTCCACCGAGTATGATTGTGGATTTTTAAGGCAGAAAATCAGATGTGAAGTTTGAAGAAAGTGTAGATTTGAAGTCTTTACTGTTCCTCTGGTTCTCTTGATTTCTGCATTGCAAATAATCAAGACAGATACAGGAGATGCAATAAAGAGCAGTGGATGACTTCATCACGGGCTTTATTTTAGAAGGAGCTCTAGATTTCGAGAAAACAGATTAAGGCTAATCTGAGATTTGAGACATTTGTGGAAGGTTGAGACCTTCCACAACTGGTAGAAACAGAAGGTTGAtttagtttttcatttttcctggAGCAAAAGTCACTTTTGAAGATTTGTGGTTGTAGAACTGGTTCTCGTGATGCCCCCATATTTCTTCAGAACTAAGATAACAAAATAGTtttggagagaaaaagaagTAAAGTAGAAAAAATGATTACCTAAATCAATGAGATGATTTGCACATGTAGATAATTTAATCTGGACAATAAAGACTTTCTGTTTGTGAAagcttctctctgctcttttctaacctgggtggatggatgttgggtagatggatggatgacgggtGTTTCTCTGATTCACATCAAGGCCGCTATCCTCCaatcagctcctgctgctggatttaCAGGATGCCTGCATGGCTTTGGTGAATGATTACTCACAAGTAACaagcacactcacacatgcaagcACAACTTTATCTAAAGTGAACAGTTTAGTGTTTGTCTTCCTCGAGCTGCagcacactgagctgcaggtgcatcatttcagtttttaaatgttatttttatattCTGATTTTGATCGTTTTAACATCAGGACATGGAGTCAACACAAGCTCTGCAAACTGTTATGAAAAGTCAGTCTTCTGAAATTATGTCATTGATCTAAAGATTCCTGGGAATATTATACTATATTACACTTCAACTGTGTAAAATTGTGCAGGTGCTGTTTCTGTTATAAATGAAAAGTCGTTTTCAGGAAGAACCAATAAAATCACAGAATCATGGCATCTCTGCCCCTCTGCAGGTGTTTGATTTGCAGGAGCATTTCTGGGTGGATGGACACATTGAAGAAGGCTGGAATGTAGCAAGTGGGAGGGGCCAGCCAAAGGCCCCTCCCACTCATCTACGAGAGATGGACTTGGAGCCTGTGGACTATGACCTGGACATCAGCCGAGAGGTAGAACCTCAGTTAGAAGAAGAGTAGCTGCTGAGGAGGCTATTGTAACTGACTTGTGTTCCCCACGTGCAGCTTTCCAAACCACAGAAGGTTCCCATCCCAGAGCGTTACATCGAGTCCGACTCTGAGGAGCCCCCGAGTCCAGAGGAGTTGGAGAAACGCTGGCAACGCACTGAGCGCATCAAAAACCTCCTGGCCAGATCCAGGTAACAGGTTACTTTTACTGAGTTCTGCTGGGTTCTTCGACACTAACTGCGGTTCTGCCCACCCCACTTTCTTCATCAGTGTTCAGAACCTTCAACCTTGTGCAACGCTGGACTTCTCCGAGCTTTGTTTGGttcttcagcagcaggaaagGATCATGAACGTGTCTCAGGTTCTGGCTTCAGAGGCCTCACAGAAGAGCAAACTGGTGGCAGGTCGGTTCCACAATTCATCAATATGATCAAAATAATCAACGCAATTACACACGTTAACCCGACCGAGGACCCAGACCCGAGTCTCTTCCGGGTCACCTTCAACATATTTGAAGTACATGAAGGtaaaacttcctgttttggttGGAGTCAGTTAACGAAGCTCAGTTTGATCCCAGAGCTTTGATCTAGAGGTCGATAAATTATTTGTGAGTaaacccagcagggggcacctCGTGGCTCTGCTGGATGTGGTCTCAACTAACTGGATCTTCCAGGAATAAACAGCTCCTTTTTAATTTTCGAAGATCGACGTTCAAGTAGAGTATAAAAAGGAGGAATGAGCAATAGATCAGAtaaaaaatggtgttttctcGCCTTCAGCCAAAGCTACTGCGGAACACTGAGTCTCAGAACCACCGTGGAACCAGAGGCACCTCCTCATCCCCCAGCTTCTGCAGAACTTCaaatcttttaattttttggtAAATCATGAATAAAAAGTTCTGGTACTTGTCTGTTTTTGGAATGTTCATaaatcacaaaataaaaccTAATAAAGTccattatttcctttatttgagTGTAAATAATCCTAAATACTGATTTTAGACCTTGAACAGAAATGTGAAGATCCGAATTAGATCTGTTGATCAGACGGTTGAACATCAAACTACATGTGGAGGGAGCGTCTCCGTGGTAACATGGAGatttatgtttaaaaatgtcccAAAAGAAAGGCATCTGCATGCAGAGCAGAAAGCATGTGTAGGTACACTGATAGAATCACATTTGGTTCTGAGACCGATGATTGATTTAAAGTTCTGTACAGACAAATTAATAAATGTACAAATGTGGCATTTGTGAAAAAACTGCCTGCTTACAAACATCTATGTTGACTTGACAAAGGTCATTTTGTACGTGTGTTTATGGTTGTGGGTTCCTCTGTCGGCGCTGGCTTCACTCTGCTTTGAGCTTTGCTCTGAGCTCTTGTCctctgcttttgggtcctgctCGTTATCCTGAGGTTCTGTCGCAGACAGTTTGGGCTCGGCTGCTTCGGGCTGAGTGGTGGGTGGGTCTGGAACCGGTTCCGGCTGCAGAAAGATACAAACGCTTCACCATCACCATTTTAACgaaacaaaacagaagacagaggaaaATTTCAGTGTGTCGAGACATCCAGACAGACGGTTCCACACCTCCATCAGGGTTCAGCCCAGCAGCCATTACTGCTGGACCCAGTCTGATTCAGCTCTAGTCACAGAGATCTTCACTTTTGTACTTTACTTGTTGTAAAGTGGGGATGATCTCATTCCTGATGCCTCACCTCGCTGAAACCCAGTCCACAGTGTCTCCGGTTCCGGCCCGAGAGCTTTCCTTCCATGCCCTGCTGGTATTGCATCTCCAGCTCCTCGTTGATCTTCTCATCCTCCGTTCCTGAAGAATAAACAGCGTCACAGCGGGAACGCCAGCCGCCTCATTTCTGTCCTCACATGGACAGATCTGAGCGGCCGGCGTGGAGCAGAGAGGCTGTGTTAATCGCACTGGACATAACCGTTGTGGGTAACAGGCAAAAGAGCTGTAGCCTTAAAAAATCTCTGCTGGAGGCCTCACCACTGCGGACATGCGACGTTGACTTGTGGTCACCGATAACGAGGCGTCCTGTGTGTTCCTTCTGGAAGAAATGGAAACATGACAGTTGTTGGATTCTGGTTTCATGGACTTCACATTCAGACTGTCTTTTTCCAGACTCACCTTCCCTGCGCCCATCAGACGTAGAAACTTTTGCTTCCTTTCATCACTTCCTAGATCTGCCGATGACCAATTTGTAGATCCATCCTACAAAAAAATCGGTGGTCATGTCCAATTCATCAGAAACACCCTGTTCTGGACAATTAAAGGCTCTCGATCATTAACTTTCCAAGTTAATGGTTCCTATTtcaaatcaaagagaaaaatcgACCTCACAATGGTCTCATTTCAACCAGCTTCACGATGATAAATTGCCTTTAATTGTAACTTATATCATGCGTCAAAGGGCAAGGTCTGAAACCTGGTTTACGCAGGTTAACCGCGTTTCAAGCTGCAAACACTTGATGTTTATACCAAGACTCAAATGACAAACTGGTGAATAAATAGAGCGCATGACGTGGTTTACTTGATTCTATGTTTTCTTTCAGAGTTACTGCATGTTAGAAACGAGTAATCATGCTGAACCTGTTAGCCAGCGAGTTAATGGTAATGTAAATTCTCCTTAAATAAAGCAGTGCGTAGATCTTCTAGGTCGTCTTACGTCACTCGGAGATGCGGCTCTTTTAGTTCCGTGTTTGTTCTCCGAAGAACTCATTCTGGACCAAATATATTTCGTTAATTTTGCAAACCAAACAGAAGCTAATTGGTTTTGTCAACAAACGAACGACTCACTACTTCCGGTGTTTTCTTCGTTAGTTTTGGTAACTATTTGTTCTCTGTCGCCCCTGGCGGTTTGCCGTAACATGCCATCAATTTCTGCTAAGCGAACGTTGACACGTTCAGCTAAAACATCCAACGCaatttaaaaagctaaaataaagaaacatAATTTACCGGCATTTCGTGATTTGAAGCCTCCATCCCGATGAGTTTCAGGCGTTTTTTGGCATCTTTTTTATCTGGCGTTGACTTCTTACTGGTCAATTATCCATTGATCAATGAAtggtaacaacaacaacaataataaaagtaCAACCATCACTGGCTAAAATTACCATTTGAATATTTACTTTGCTGATTTCGTTAATCCAaattattattgtaattgttatta
This window harbors:
- the LOC130536246 gene encoding pleckstrin homology domain-containing family A member 7-like isoform X10 translates to MAAPLGRDSLPGRWSYGVCRDGRVFFIDDDTQTTTWLHPRSGDPVNSGHMIRSDLPRGWEEGFTIEGVSFFINHNQRGSTFRHPLTGQMSAESSDFILQEQSQGGCMMSSTTVSEASTTVTSSTVDSTSKGSRSSSGKVHSFGKRHQSIRRNPNAPVVVRGWLYKQDSSGMRLWKRKWFVLADFCLFYYKDSREETVLGSIPLPSYVVSAVGADDHISRKFAFKVSHTGMPSFIYKQSTVVGSQAEHSGMRTYYFSADTQEDMNTWLKAMNEAAKMQNRNEATINRSSNTFGRPNMLSQHAVPQTNHVSANTINTPHLENTRPIHEVLLEPIQHDKVDCCSLRKDSPVADMFEQPSVTLEMDTHLSLPTTSTQSAFQQTDSLSVSAPVSRIPSRAPSRGASTLPSGVCLRNGLVSAPSPILEPNGIAAGTYQRGPNLAPADCQQQLKRRSTLDQVEQWIQVQKADSRGDNTLPRRTPPTQHKFTTLDTYQTPPRTPRQSPPPARLGEYKYAQDRLSHFRLTPEQGASGSNTVLQLYEWQQRHQFRHGSPTAPLYTPAPEYPFGPRPPATVPPSSSAPRIEGQPRCVSVPPSSADHPPPGPPPGTRTLSPTRRPHTPAERLTVRPVEERTVVDLPFTVSPRRSKSQLLKATTLERHSMPSGYITHTVSAPSLHGKTADDTYMQLKKDLEYLDLKIRALEPLIVVVHSLLLHCTAGPLRPVMNVAGTQVLKEAGKPVRVAESDVDVKLSRLCEQDKILKDLELKISSLKEDKDKLERVLDLSRQQMEQYREQLGHSQKIAYQQRLLQEDLVAIRAQISRVSTEMTLAWNEYSRLERSVEQLRAALQTQLNHSAALQKSELKRELWRIEDVLAGLSASKANYRITIDSVQNPERKFVPSMSDLTVPSQSVEVQPPLCTSDFLSTHHSSAVMTVSEDIAPPRPPLPRFYDYGDMPPAVPPLPKEASVIRHTSVRGLKRQSDERRRDRESGQYVANGDAKSELRSYLSEPELPGKIHHNTDTEYQHLQSKASFSEERQSTSVSSYVTLRRGPGNSASRERPHSALDLQLSSSEGLQPRGRMTAEEQLERMKRHQRALVRERKRNLSQGDHSCLSTSTSRRSSSSSRLPSSTSDPPVAVFDLQEHFWVDGHIEEGWNVASGRGQPKAPPTHLREMDLEPVDYDLDISRELSKPQKVPIPERYIESDSEEPPSPEELEKRWQRTERIKNLLARSSVQNLQPCATLDFSELCLVLQQQERIMNVSQVLASEASQKSKLVAGRFHNSSI